CGGCAGGGCACCCGGCAACAGGCGCGGCAGTGTGACGGCGCCTTGGACATTGTCCGTACCCACGCTCAAGCCCAGCGAGTAACGACCATCGTTGTACGTCGCACCCACTTCGCTGCCGATGATGCGCGGCGCCTGGTTGTTCGCCCAGTTGTGCTCGCTCACGCCCACGTGCGCCTGCACATTGGGAGCAATGCCGTACTTGATATCGGTGGACTGCACCGTGGCCGAATCGACAGCCCTGAACTGCAACGGGGCGTCGGCACGCTGCGTGGACGTCAGTGTGCCACTGTTGGCCTGCAGCGCTAGCCAGCGACCATCGGCACCAAGCCAGAGCGGCACGCCATTGCTGGCGGCAGCCTGCAAGGCCTGGTCCGGCGCGGTCTGGGAGAGCAGACGTCCTGCGGCGCTGTACGAATCATTGGCCGCAGTCTGCCCTGCCGCGACAAACGGCATGAGCAACAGTGGCAATGACAGGAACAAACGACGCATCTACGCGAAAACCCCCGCGATACTTTTGGACGGGTAAAGAGTTCGCCCCCTCCCAGAGACGAGTTAGGGCTAACGATACCACATTTTACTTTTTACTAACACCAAGATTCCGGCTTTGTGAGCCAGTTCTAACAGGGCCCCCATCACATTTTTTTGACATCCAATGGCCAGTTAGGTTCCCTGTTCATCCGGCCAGCGACAAAGCTGAACAGAGGCGATATATAGTCCTCTCCTGTCGACAACGTACGGATTCGTCCTGCGACTGATGACCTCGGTTCTTTCCAGTCAAATGCCCGCCCCTCCAGCGGACAGCGCTGTCGCTGCCCTTCATGCGGCAGTGGAGCGCCTTTTCCGCGCGGCCGATGCGGCCAGCGTGGCGGAAATCTGTGAGGCCATGCTGCGCGACTTAGGTGTCGAGGGTCGCCTGCATTGGCGTCTTCTGGGAGATACGGAAGCACCCAACGAGGAATTCACCCAGCTCGACTTGGCGGAAGATCCACAAGGGCTGCGTTCGCTCGTTCTGGCCTTGCCGACCGGAACGATCTCGGACCCCATGAGAGAGGATCTCTCGTGGGTCGGCCGGCTGGTTGCCTGCCGTCTGCGGCAACTCGCCGAGACGTCGCGCCTTTACGAGGCCATTTCCCGCCTTGCCCTGGCCGAACGGCTGCAGCGTGCGCTCTACGCCATCGCTGATCAGGCCAGCGCAGAGCACAACATGACCGAGATGATGCACTCGCTGCATGCCATTCTCGGCAGCCTGATGTACGCGGAGAACTTCTACATCGCGTTGTACGACGCAGCCACCGACACGGTGCGGTTTCCCTACTACGTCGACACGATGGACAAAGAACCGCCCTCGCCCGACGAAGCGGTGCCGCTGCAGGAAATGCGTTACAGCCTTACCTGGAATCTGCTGCAGACGGGCCAGGCGATCATGGGCTCGGTGGCCGAGCTGACCGAGCAGTTCAAGGGGCGCTTCGTGCTGATGGGCCCCGTCTGTGAGCACTGGCTGGGCGTGCCCCTGCTGCGTGATGGCCGCGTAGTGGGCGGTATCGTGATGCAGAGCTATCGCGAGGACACGCACTACAGCGAGCACGATCGCGAATTGCTCAGCTATGTCGCCAAGCACGTACAAACGGCGCTGGAGCGTCGCGAAGCGCACGAAGAACTCGAGCGCCGCGTATCCAGCCGCACGGCGGCCCTGCGCGAGGCCAACCGTGTCCTGCGCCAGCAGGTACTGCAACGCCAGCGCGGCGAGCGCCTGCAAGCCGCATTGTTCCGCATCGCCGAGCTGGCGAATGCCTCGGAAAGCATCGACAACTTTTATGCCGCCGTGCATCGCGTCATCGGTGGCCTGCTCTACGCGCGCAACTTCTACATTGCGCTGCTGGACGATGAGCAGAAGACCCTGAGCTTTCCCTACTCCGTGGACGAATTCGACACCGTCCGCCTGCCACGCGCACACGGCCGCGGTGTCACGGAGTATGTGCTGCGCCACGCCAAGCCTTTGCTGGCCGATCCGACGGAATTCGATCGGTTGGAGCAGATGAGCGAGATCACCCATCGTGGTTCCCGCTCGCTGTGCTGGCTGGGCGTACCGCTGATCTGGGGCGACCGCGCCATGGGCGTGCTGGCGGTGCAGAGCTATTCGCCGGAACACACCTACGACGTGCGTGACCAGGAGCTGTTGACCTTCGTGGGCTACCACGTCGCAAACGCTCTGCAGCGCAAGCACACCACCGAATCGCTGAAGCAGGCCTATGCAAGCCTGGAGCGCCGCGTCACCGAACGTACGCGCGCGCTGGCGCTGGCCAACCGCGACTTGCGCGAACAGATCGCCGAGCGCGAACGCGTCGAACGCCGCCTGAAATACGAAACGCTGCACGATTCGCTGACCGGCCTGCCCAACCGCACGCTGCTGCTGCAACGCCTGGAGCAGGCGCTGCAGCGCTATCACAGCGACGCGCAGGAGCTGTTCGCGGTGCTGTTCATTGACCTGGACCGGTTCAAAGTCATCAACGATTCTGTTGGCCATCTGGTCGGCGATGACCTGCTCTTCCAGGTAGGCGGGCGCATCCGGGCCTGCCTGAAAACCCGTGATGTGGTGGCGCGCCTGGGCGGCGACGAATTCGCCGTGCTGGCCGAGGGCATCACCGATCCGAAGATGGCGATGCTTATCGCCGAACGCATCATCGACGAGCTGCAGACGCCTTTCCGCCTCGGCGCCAAGGAGATCTTCACGTCGGCTTCGATCGGCATCGCCCTGCCCAGCCCGCATTACCAGCGCCCGGAAGAACTGCTCCGGGACGCTGACGCAGCGATGTACCGGGCCAAGGACGAGGGCCGTCACCGGGCAGCCGTGTTCGACGATCGCCTGCGCCGCGAAGCGCTGTCGCTGTTGGAGATGGAGGGCGATCTCCGCCGCGCGCTGAGCCGCAACGAGTTCGTGCCGTTCTACCAGCCCATTGTGGCGCTGCAGACCGGCCGCACCGTGGGCTATGAAGCGCTGTTGCGTTGGCGCCACCCAGACCGTGGACTGTTAACGCCCGGCGACTTCCTCGCCGTGGCCGAGGAAAGCGGATGCTCAGAAAGCATCGACTGGCAGATCTTCGATCAGGTCTGCGCCCAGGCCGAAGCATTGGCCGGCAGCGACGGCTTCGTCAGCATCAATGTATCGGGCAGGCATTTCCGTTCGCTGGACCTGGACAAGCGCCTGCTCGACCTCATCGAGTCGCACCACTTGCCGCCGCGTTGCCTACGCATCGAAGTGACCGAACGCGCGCTGCTCGAAAACGCCATCCAGGTGAAGCGCATGCTCGACAACTTGCGCAGCCGCGGCGTGAGCATCGCGCTCGATGACTTCGGCACGGGCTATTCGTCCCTGAGCTACCTGCATCAGTACCCGATCGAGACGCTGAAGATCGATCGCTCGTTCATCGTGGAACTGCCGCGTGAAGGCGGCCATGGCGCTGCGGTTGTGCGCGCCATCCAGGCGCTCGCCAATTCGCTACAGATGCAGGTGATCGCCGAAGGCATCGAGGACGAACACCAGCGCGAAGCACTGCTGCGCATTGGCTGCCGCTACGGCCAGGGCTTCCTGTTCGCCACGCCCAAGATGGCCGAGGTGTGGCTGCAACGCGAGCATCACTTCGCGTTGCCCTGAGAGCTACCCAGCTACCACTCGGCTCATCATTCCGGCGCAGCCCTGAAAGATCGGCAAAAAAAAGCCGTCACCTCTCGGGGACGGCTTTTTCTATCGCTTGAAACTTATTGCGCTGTGTTCGGCGCCGTTGCCGCGGGGCTGACGCTGAGCAGATGCTCGGCATCGATGCGGTCGAAGGTGTAACGCTGCGCGCAGAACTCGCAGATCACCTCGATCTCGCCCTCGCGCGCCTCCAGTGCAGCCTCCACTTCGTCGCGGCCCAGCGAGCGCAGCACCGCCTCGACACGATCACGCGTGCAGCTGCAGCCGAATGCCAGCGGGCGAGGCTCAAACAGGCGCACGGATTCCTCGTGGTACAGGCGGTAGAGCAACTGTTCCGGCGATGTGGCCAGCAGCTCTTCCTGACCTAGCGTGGCGGTCAGGTGCTGGATGCGCGTCCAGGCGTCCTCGTCCTCCACGGCGTCGTGGCCGCCTTCGTCAGGCAGCCTCTGCAGCATCAGGCCCACCGCATGCTCGCCGTCGGCGGCAAGGACAATGCGCGCAGGAAGCTGTTCGGACTGGCCGAAATAATTCTCCAGCGCCGACGCGAGCTCCGGATGCTGCAGGTCGACCAGACCTTGGTAACGCTGCCCACGTTCGGCATTGCCGATAGTGATCGCCATATAGGCGTCCGGCAGCACGGCGAGATCCAGGGTCGGCGGCAACGGATCATTCCACCGCGCCAGGCCACGCAACCGACCCTGATCAGTGCATTCGGCGAACAACAGTCGCAGCGGACCGCTGCTCTTGAGCTCCACAGAGAGGGCGCCATCAAGCTTGATATTTCCCGTCAGCAGCGCACTGGCCGCCAGCGTCTGACCGAGCACAGACCGCAATGCAGCGGGATAGGCAGAGCGGCCGGCGACCTCGCGCCAGGCCGGCCCCAGACGAACGAGCACGCCACGCACGCCGGCGCGCTCAAGCATGAAGCGATGCAGCACATCTTCGACAAGCACGGTTTCCACGAGATCGACCTCTCAAGAACAATTTGCTTACATGGGGGCGCCTGCATCCGGGCACAACGACGGCCAGGCCGCCTGACGGGGGAGGGAGTCGGGGCTCTTATACTGCCGCCAATCCTGTCACAGCGCCGCCATGACCCCACGACGCCCCCTTGCCGTCCGCCTGCTCCGCCGCTTGCTTCTGCTCCTCCTGGCTTGGCTCGCGGTGAGCTGGCTGGCCGTATTGGTGCTGCGGTTTGTTCCGCCATGGACCTCCGCCGTGATGATGGAACGCCAGGTCGGCGCGCTCATCCATGGCGAGAACGACTTCCACCTGCGTCACCGCTGGGTGCCCTGGAGCGAAGTTTCGCCCTACGTACCGCTGGCCATGGTGGCTGGTGAGGACCAGAAATTCCCGTTCCACCACGGTTTCGACTTCGGTTCCATCCAGAACGCCGTCGATGCGGCCGATGATGGTCGTCGCTTGCGCGGCGCCAGCACCATCAGCCAGCAGACCGCCAAGAATCTGTTCCTTTGGAACGGCCGCAGCTTCGTCCGCAAGGGGCTGGAGGCGTATTTCACGGTGCTGATCGAACTGACCTGGCCCAAGCAGCGCATCCTGGAGGTGTACATGAACATCGCTGAGCTAGGCGATGGCATCTACGGTGTGGGCGCGGCCAGTGATGCGTTCTTCCACGTAACACCGGCGCAACTCAGCGCGGCGCAAGCGGCACGGCTGGCAGCGGTGTTGCCCAGCCCGCGGCGCCTCCATGCCGACCACCCCTCAGCCTACGTGCAGGGCCGTGCCAACTGGATCCAACAGCAAATGGGGCAACTGGGCGGACCGGGCTATCTACAGAGTCGACAGCCACCACGCGACGCCCGTCGCCGATGACACTCTCGCCCCCAGGGCAGACGTCCATTAGCATTCGCCGATTATCAGCGGAACCCCTCGCATCCATCATGCCTCGTCTTACCGTCGTCGTACCCGCTTATAACGAGGCCGCCGTGCTGGAGGCTTTCCACGCCCGGCTCAGCCACGTCCTCGATGAGCTTCCGTTGGACTGCGACATCCTCTACATCGACGACGGCAGCAGCGACACGACCTGGCAGTTGATCGAAGGCCTGGCGGCACGCGACGCACGCACCGGTGCACTCAAGCTGTCACGCAACTTCGGCAAGGAAGCTGCCCTGACCGCAGGCCTGGATCATGTCGAGGCCGACGCCGCCGTGGTGATCGATGCTGACCTTCAGGATCCACCGGAACTGATTCCGGCCTTGATCGAGCGCTGGCGCGACGGCTTCGACGTGGTCTACGCGACACGCACCGCGCGCGAGGGAGAAACGAGCTTCAAGCGGTTCACCTCCGCCCTGTTCTACCGGAGCATGGAGCACGTGTCGGAGACTCGTGTCCCCCGCGACACCGGCGACTTCCGCCTGCTCTCGCGTCGTGCGCTAGATGCCTTGCGCCAAGTGCGTGAGCGCCAGCGCTTCATGAAAGGCCTGTTCACCTGGATTGGCTACCGCCAGACCGCGGTCTACTACCTGCGCGAGCCGCGCCAGGCCGGCACCACCAAGTGGAATTATTGGCGCCTGCTGCAACTGGCCATCGAAGGCTTCACCTCGTTCTCCACCGCACCATTGCGGCTTGCCACCTGGATTGGCGTGATGGCCTCGCTGCTGGCCTTCCTCTACGGCTCCTGGGTGTTCGGCAAAGCTCTGCTGCTTGGCGACCAGGTACACGGCTACCCGTCGCTGATGGTGGTGATCCTGTTCATGGGCGGCGTACAGATGCTCGCCCTGGGCGTGATCGGCGAATACCTTGGCCGCAACTACGCCGAGAGCAAGCAACGGCCGCTGTACTTCATCGAGGAAAGGCGCACACCCCGCACGCGGCCTTGAATCTGCGCCGCCAGTCGAGCGCTTCACGTCAGGTCAACACCGCTTCTACGCAGCAGCGCTAGACTGCACGCATGCGGCCCATCCGCGGCCTCGTGGGAGGTTGAAGCATGCGACAGGTCAAGCATTTGCTGGAAGGCAAGGGCACCGACATTTTCAGCATCGCACCGGACGCGCCCGTACTCGAAGCGATCAAGCACATGGCGGAGCGCCGCGTGGGCGCACTGCTGGTCATACGCGGCGAACGACTGGTCGGCATCGTTTCCGAGCGCGACTACGCCCGGAAGGTGATCCTGCAGGGGCGGTCCTCCGCGCAAACCGCTGTCTCTGAGATCATGAGCAGCCCCGCGCTCACCGTGGGCCCTGACACCGACGTATTCGATTGCATGCGCCTTTGCACCGACAGCCGTATCCGCCACCTACCGGTGGTCGTCGGCGAGCGAGTGGTCGGCGTGATCTCGATCGGTGACTTGGTGAAGGAAGTGATCGACGCTCAGGCCGAGCAGATCGAACAGCTGCAGCGCTATATCACCAGCTGAAGTCAGGCTTCGGCAGCCTTGGCCTGTTCCACCTGGCGCCCATCCGTCGGTTGCTCCGGCAGCAGATCGGGTGATCGGCCAGCGCGCGCCGCTACCCACGTAGCCAGCGCGGAAACGCCGGCACCGATGCCGGCCATGCCCGTGGCGGCTACGCCCAGGGCTCCCAACAGGCTGACGCCACTGGTCACCAGGACGTCACCAAAACGCCAGATGGCGGTCTCCACGAAGTTCTTGCCCTTGTAGCGAGTCTCGCGAGGCACGCGGGTATAGAGCGCGTCGACCGCCGGTTTAGTCATGCCATAGGCGAAGCCGCGCGACCCGACCATCATGACTGCCAGCATCGGTGTCACCAGGCCGAACAGATTGACGTTGCCGATACCGAGCACAACCACAAACAACAGCAACGCAAGGTTGACCAGCGACGGCACCACCAAGCCCCAGCCCGCGCCCTTGCGTATCAGCAGCCAGCGCGTAAGCGTCAGCTGCAACACAACGCCCAGCAGGTTCGTGGCGAGATCCAGGTCGTTGTAGAACGAAGTGCGTGCAATCCGATCGGGCAAATGGGCTTTCGTGTAGTCCGCCATCAACGCGTAGGCCAATGTCCCGATGCCGTCGCCCAGCACCATAAGGATGGCCATGTAGCGCAGGAACGGGCGAGTCCACAACTCCTTCACGCCAGCCCACAACGAACCACCGATCGGTTCGTCGTTGCGCGTCTCCTCGCGGCAGTCATGTCGCGAGGACAGCACCCGCAGAAAGGCCAGTGCGACGAGCAGCGCCACTGCCGATACCACCAGCAACGCTGCCACACCGATCACCTGTACGAGGGCCTTGGTTACCAGTGGCCCAAAGATCGCCCCAGCCATGCCGCCCAAGGCAATCAATGGAAAGACACGCCGTGCCTGCACGCTCTGGAAGATGTCCGCCATGAAGCTCCAGAACAGCGACACCACGAACAGGTTGAACACGCTGGCCCAGATGAAGAAGCTCACGCCGAGCTCGCGGGCACCGATGCGATCCTGCGCCATGAAAGCAGGCACGAAGGCCAGTAGACACAGGGCGAAGAAGCTGTAACTCCAGCTCAACAAGCGCTTACGCGGAAACCGTGACACGAGAGCGCCGAATATCGGCGTCAGCAACAACATCACGGCGAAGGTGCTTGCGTAGAACAGCGGTAGCGACTGAGAGCCTACGGCACCGCTGAGCTGGTCTCGCACAGGTCGGATGATGTAATAGGCCGTCATCACGAAGAAGAAAGCCACCGCAGAAAGGATCGATGCGTGGCCTTCGTTCGCTGCGGCAGGTCGGGGGGGTGTTCACCGGCGTTTCCAGCGTGGGTCCTGTACAGACTAGCATGCAGGTATGACGGCCAAGCGCAGGGGGCGGGATGAGCTACGACTACATCATCGTTGGCGCCGGTTCGGCAGGCTGCGTGCTCGCCAACCGACTCAGTGCGAGTGGGACCAAGCGCGTATTGTTGCTGGAGGCCGGACCATCCGACTGGCATCCGCTGATCCACATGCCTGCCGGCATTGCGCGCCTTGCCAACAATCGCCGGCTCAACTGGAACTATCGGACCGAACCGGAAGCGCAGCTGCAACACCGCACGCTGTGGTGGCCGCGCGGCAAGACATTGGGTGGTTCCAGCTCGATCAACGCTATGTGCTACATCCGCGGTGTGCCCGGTGACTACGACCGCTGGGCCGACGCCACCGGCGACGCCCGCTGGTCATGGGAGCATGTGCTCCCCTGGTTTCGTTACAGCCAAGACCAGACACGCGGCGCCAACGAGTTGCATGGCAGCGGAGGCCCTTTATCGGTGAGTGATCTACGCTATCGCAACCCGCTATCCGATGTGTTCATCGACAGCGCCGCAAGCGCCGGCTACGCACGCAACGATGACTTCAATGGGCCCGACCAAAGCGGCTTCGGTTTCTACCAGGTCACCCAGCGCAACGGCACACGCTGCTCCACTGCCACCGCGTATCTCCGCCCTGCCCGACAGCGAGCCAACCTGGAGATACGCACCGGCGCACTCGCTAAGCGCGTAGTCATCGCGCATGGGCGCGCCATCGGAGTGCAGCTTCACGGGCACGATGCCATCATCGAGGCTGGCGAGATCATCCTCGCGGGTGGGGCGATCAATACGCCGCAATTGCTGATGTTGTCGGGCGTGGGGCCGGCCGATCACTTGCAGGAGCACGACATCGCCGTGCTTGTCGATCAACCCGGAATCGGCGCCAATCTGCAGGACCATCTGGATATCTGCACGCTGGACGGCTGCACGCAAAAGATCACCTACGACCACCTCAACGAACTGGCAGCCGGCTGGCGCTTCCTCCGTCATCGTGATGGTCCAGGTACCTCCAACGTGGCCGAGGCGGGCGG
This genomic window from Dyella terrae contains:
- a CDS encoding bifunctional diguanylate cyclase/phosphodiesterase — encoded protein: MTSVLSSQMPAPPADSAVAALHAAVERLFRAADAASVAEICEAMLRDLGVEGRLHWRLLGDTEAPNEEFTQLDLAEDPQGLRSLVLALPTGTISDPMREDLSWVGRLVACRLRQLAETSRLYEAISRLALAERLQRALYAIADQASAEHNMTEMMHSLHAILGSLMYAENFYIALYDAATDTVRFPYYVDTMDKEPPSPDEAVPLQEMRYSLTWNLLQTGQAIMGSVAELTEQFKGRFVLMGPVCEHWLGVPLLRDGRVVGGIVMQSYREDTHYSEHDRELLSYVAKHVQTALERREAHEELERRVSSRTAALREANRVLRQQVLQRQRGERLQAALFRIAELANASESIDNFYAAVHRVIGGLLYARNFYIALLDDEQKTLSFPYSVDEFDTVRLPRAHGRGVTEYVLRHAKPLLADPTEFDRLEQMSEITHRGSRSLCWLGVPLIWGDRAMGVLAVQSYSPEHTYDVRDQELLTFVGYHVANALQRKHTTESLKQAYASLERRVTERTRALALANRDLREQIAERERVERRLKYETLHDSLTGLPNRTLLLQRLEQALQRYHSDAQELFAVLFIDLDRFKVINDSVGHLVGDDLLFQVGGRIRACLKTRDVVARLGGDEFAVLAEGITDPKMAMLIAERIIDELQTPFRLGAKEIFTSASIGIALPSPHYQRPEELLRDADAAMYRAKDEGRHRAAVFDDRLRREALSLLEMEGDLRRALSRNEFVPFYQPIVALQTGRTVGYEALLRWRHPDRGLLTPGDFLAVAEESGCSESIDWQIFDQVCAQAEALAGSDGFVSINVSGRHFRSLDLDKRLLDLIESHHLPPRCLRIEVTERALLENAIQVKRMLDNLRSRGVSIALDDFGTGYSSLSYLHQYPIETLKIDRSFIVELPREGGHGAAVVRAIQALANSLQMQVIAEGIEDEHQREALLRIGCRYGQGFLFATPKMAEVWLQREHHFALP
- a CDS encoding Hsp33 family molecular chaperone HslO; translated protein: METVLVEDVLHRFMLERAGVRGVLVRLGPAWREVAGRSAYPAALRSVLGQTLAASALLTGNIKLDGALSVELKSSGPLRLLFAECTDQGRLRGLARWNDPLPPTLDLAVLPDAYMAITIGNAERGQRYQGLVDLQHPELASALENYFGQSEQLPARIVLAADGEHAVGLMLQRLPDEGGHDAVEDEDAWTRIQHLTATLGQEELLATSPEQLLYRLYHEESVRLFEPRPLAFGCSCTRDRVEAVLRSLGRDEVEAALEAREGEIEVICEFCAQRYTFDRIDAEHLLSVSPAATAPNTAQ
- the mtgA gene encoding monofunctional biosynthetic peptidoglycan transglycosylase, whose amino-acid sequence is MTPRRPLAVRLLRRLLLLLLAWLAVSWLAVLVLRFVPPWTSAVMMERQVGALIHGENDFHLRHRWVPWSEVSPYVPLAMVAGEDQKFPFHHGFDFGSIQNAVDAADDGRRLRGASTISQQTAKNLFLWNGRSFVRKGLEAYFTVLIELTWPKQRILEVYMNIAELGDGIYGVGAASDAFFHVTPAQLSAAQAARLAAVLPSPRRLHADHPSAYVQGRANWIQQQMGQLGGPGYLQSRQPPRDARRR
- a CDS encoding glycosyltransferase family 2 protein, which encodes MPRLTVVVPAYNEAAVLEAFHARLSHVLDELPLDCDILYIDDGSSDTTWQLIEGLAARDARTGALKLSRNFGKEAALTAGLDHVEADAAVVIDADLQDPPELIPALIERWRDGFDVVYATRTAREGETSFKRFTSALFYRSMEHVSETRVPRDTGDFRLLSRRALDALRQVRERQRFMKGLFTWIGYRQTAVYYLREPRQAGTTKWNYWRLLQLAIEGFTSFSTAPLRLATWIGVMASLLAFLYGSWVFGKALLLGDQVHGYPSLMVVILFMGGVQMLALGVIGEYLGRNYAESKQRPLYFIEERRTPRTRP
- a CDS encoding CBS domain-containing protein gives rise to the protein MRQVKHLLEGKGTDIFSIAPDAPVLEAIKHMAERRVGALLVIRGERLVGIVSERDYARKVILQGRSSAQTAVSEIMSSPALTVGPDTDVFDCMRLCTDSRIRHLPVVVGERVVGVISIGDLVKEVIDAQAEQIEQLQRYITS
- a CDS encoding NTP/NDP exchange transporter → MLSAVAFFFVMTAYYIIRPVRDQLSGAVGSQSLPLFYASTFAVMLLLTPIFGALVSRFPRKRLLSWSYSFFALCLLAFVPAFMAQDRIGARELGVSFFIWASVFNLFVVSLFWSFMADIFQSVQARRVFPLIALGGMAGAIFGPLVTKALVQVIGVAALLVVSAVALLVALAFLRVLSSRHDCREETRNDEPIGGSLWAGVKELWTRPFLRYMAILMVLGDGIGTLAYALMADYTKAHLPDRIARTSFYNDLDLATNLLGVVLQLTLTRWLLIRKGAGWGLVVPSLVNLALLLFVVVLGIGNVNLFGLVTPMLAVMMVGSRGFAYGMTKPAVDALYTRVPRETRYKGKNFVETAIWRFGDVLVTSGVSLLGALGVAATGMAGIGAGVSALATWVAARAGRSPDLLPEQPTDGRQVEQAKAAEA